The Triticum aestivum cultivar Chinese Spring chromosome 3A, IWGSC CS RefSeq v2.1, whole genome shotgun sequence genome includes a region encoding these proteins:
- the LOC123062363 gene encoding leucine-rich repeat protein 1 yields MAAGALGLALVAALAVALAGANSEGDALSALRRSLRDPGGVLQSWDPTLVNPCTWFHVTCDRDNRVTRLDLGNLNLSGHLVPELGKLEHLQYLELYKNNIEGTIPSELGDLKNLISLDLYKNNVSGTIPPTLGKLKSLVFLRLNGNRLTGPIPRELAGISSLKVVDISGNNLCGTIPTTGPFEHIPLSNFERNPRLEGPELQGLAVYETNC; encoded by the exons ATGGCGGCCGGAGCCCTGGGCCTGGCCCTCGTCGCGGCGCTCGCGGTCGCGCTGGCGGGGGCCAACTCCGAGGGCGACGCGCTCTCGGCGCTGCGCCGCAGCCTGCGGGACCCCGGCGGCGTGCTGCAGAGCTGGGACCCCACCCTCGTCAACCCCTGCACCTGGTTCCACGTCACCTGCGACCGCGACAACCGCGTCACCCGCCT AGATCTTGGTAATTTGAACTTATCTGGTCATCTGGTGCCCGAGCTTGGTAAATTGGAGCATTTGCAATACCT GGAACTTTACAAAAATAATATTGAAGGAACGATCCCGTCGGAACTTGGTGATTTGAAGAACCTAATTAGCTTGGACTTGTACAAGAACAATGTTTCAGGGACTATACCTCCAACACTTGGGAAGTTAAAGTCCCTTGTATTCTT GCGGCTCAACGGCAATCGTTTGACTGGACCAATTCCAAGGGAGCTGGCTGGAATATCTAGCCTCAAAGTTGT TGATATTTCTGGTAATAATCTGTGTGGAACAATTCCCACGACTGGACCATTTGAGCACATTCCTCTCAGCAA CTTCGAGAGGAACCCACGCTTGGAAGGCCCAGAGCTACAAGGCCTGGCTGTATATGAAACCAACTGCTAA
- the LOC123062359 gene encoding L-2-hydroxyglutarate dehydrogenase, mitochondrial: MLPLRRLSWACRRRGLAQFAAGTPREAADAVVVGAGAVGLAVARALAMAGREVVVVEAASSFGTGTSSRNSEVIHAGIYYPPRSLKANLCVRGREMLYKYCTERAIPHKRLGKLIVATGVAETAKLDMLLKSAKDNGVNDLQMMEGSQAVEMEPELRCLKALLSPSTGIVDSHSFMLSLLADAENLGATISYNTAVISGHVGDEGIELHISESKELENQSIGSPVPPQIVLLPKLLINAAGLSAIPLAKRLDGLDQAFVPPAYYARGCYFTLSQTKSPFSHLIYPLPEDGGIGVHVTLDLNGLVKFGPDVEWLDGKMDDMSCFLNRFDYSVNPTRCSGFYSVIRKYFPNLKDGSLEPGYSGIRPKLSGPGQRPSDFVIQGEEVHGIPGLVNLFGIESPGLTSSLAIAEHVVSRYNST, from the exons ATGCTTCCGCTGCGGCGCTTGTCGTGGGCCTGCCGCCGGCGAGGTCTCGCCCAGTTCGccgccggaaccccccgggaggcggCGGACGCGGTCGTGGTGGGCGCCGGCGCGGTCGGCCTCGCGGTGGCGCGCGCGCTTGCCATGGCCGGGCgcgaggtggtggtggtcgaggcGGCCTCCAGCTTCGGCACCGGCACCAGCTCCCGCAACAGCGAGGTCATCCACGCCGGCATCTACTACCCTCCCCGCAGCCTCAAG GCTAATCTTTGTGTAAGAGGAAGGGAAATGCTCTACAAGTACTGCACAGAACGAGCAATCCCCCATAAACGGCTCGGCAAACTTATCGTTGCTACTGGTGTTGCAGAGACTGCAAAGCTGGACATGCTCCTCAAGAGCGCTAAAGACAATGGGGTGAATGATCTTCAGATGATGGAAGGTTCTCAGGCCGTGGAGATGGAACCTGAACTGCGTTGTTTGAAAGCTTTACTATCACCTAGTACTGGGATTGTTGACTCGCATTCATTCATGCTCTCCCTTTTG GCTGATGCTGAAAACCTAGGCGCAACCATATCATATAACACAGCAGTCATCAGTGGGCATGTTGGAGATGAAGGGATCGAGCTTCATATTTCTGAAAGCAAAGAGCTGGAGAATCAGTCTATAGGCTCTCCTGTACCCCCACAGATTGTTTTGCTTCCAAAACTTCTGATAAATGCAGCAGGTTTGAGTGCAATTCCACTTGCCAAAAGACTTGATGGCCTTGACCAAGCATTTGTGCCCCCGGCTTACTATGCCCGTGGATGTTACTTCACTCTCTCACAAACCAAGAGTCCTTTCAGCCACTTAATATACCCTCTACCAGAGGATGGTGGCATAGGGGTCCATGTCACACTAGACTTAAATGGCCTTGTCAAATTTGGACCAGATGTTGAATGGTTAGATGGTAAAATGGATGACATGTCATGTTTCCTGAATAG GTTTGATTACTCAGTGAACCCCACCAGATGTTCTGGATTTTACTCTGTGATAAGGAAGTATTTTCCAAATCTCAAGGATGGTTCTTTGGAGCCTGGTTATTCTGGGATCCGACCAAAGCTTTCTGGCCCGGGACAGCGCCCTTCAGATTTTGTTATTCAG GGGGAGGAAGTCCACGGTATTCCTGGGCTGGTTAACTTGTTTGGTATAGAATCCCCTGGTTTGACATCAAGCTTGGCAATTGCAGAACACGTCGTTTCAAGGTATAACAGCACTTGA
- the LOC123062360 gene encoding probable U3 small nucleolar RNA-associated protein 11 isoform X1, protein MSSLRNSIPRRAHKERAQPESRKKYGLLEKHKDHILRARAYQRKEDFIRNLKEKASFKNPDEFYFKMINSKTVDGIHRPKPEANNKYTEEERMLLKHKDMGYIFQAIQSERKKVERLSSTLHAVDDKRSNKHIYFAEDREEAKEIRSRIGESSSAPQFGNIPSRIKRKTASSYKELESRKERVKNLEKLYADMALQKELKKPGRKRKLREEEILNSTSQPVYKWRAQRKR, encoded by the exons ATGTCGTCCCTGCGGAACTCGATTCCGCGGCGGGCTCACAAGGAGCGCGCCCAGCC GGAGTCGCGGAAGAAGTACGGGCTTCTGGAGAAGCACAAGGACCATATCCTCCGCGCCAGGGCCTACCAGCGCAAGGAGGATTTCATCAGG AATCTGAAGGAGAAGGCATCGTTCAAGAACCCAGATGAGTTCTATTTCAAGATGATCAACAGTAAAACCGTGGATGGAATCCATAGGCCCAA GCCTGAAGCAAATAATAAGTACACCGAAGAGGAACGTATGCTCTTGAAGCATAAAGACATGGGATACATCTTTCAGGCCATTCAAAGTGAAAGAAAG AAAGTTGAACGATTGAGCTCAACCCTTCACGCAGTGGATGACAAGCGTTCAAACAAGCACATTTACTTTGCGGAAGACAG agaagaagccaaagaaataCGATCTAGGATAGGTGAAAGCAGCAGCGCACCTCAATTTGGTAACATCCCTTCTCGTATAAAGAG GAAAACAGCTTCCTCCTACAAGGAGTTAGAAAGCAGGAAAGAAAGGGTTAAGAATCTTGAGAAATTGTATGCGGACATGGCCTTGCAAAAAGAACTGAAG AAACCTGGACGCAAAAGGAAGCTCCGTGAAGAAGAGATTTTAAATTCAACATCACAGCCTGTTTACAAGTGGCGTGCGCAAAGGAAGCG ATGA
- the LOC123062360 gene encoding probable U3 small nucleolar RNA-associated protein 11 isoform X2: MSSLRNSIPRRAHKERAQPESRKKYGLLEKHKDHILRARAYQRKEDFIRNLKEKASFKNPDEFYFKMINSKTVDGIHRPKPEANNKYTEEERMLLKHKDMGYIFQAIQSERKKVERLSSTLHAVDDKRSNKHIYFAEDREEAKEIRSRIGESSSAPQFGNIPSRIKRKTASSYKELESRKERVKNLEKLYADMALQKELKKPGRKRKLREEEILNSTSQPVYKWRAQRKR; this comes from the exons ATGTCGTCCCTGCGGAACTCGATTCCGCGGCGGGCTCACAAGGAGCGCGCCCAGCC GGAGTCGCGGAAGAAGTACGGGCTTCTGGAGAAGCACAAGGACCATATCCTCCGCGCCAGGGCCTACCAGCGCAAGGAGGATTTCATCAGG AATCTGAAGGAGAAGGCATCGTTCAAGAACCCAGATGAGTTCTATTTCAAGATGATCAACAGTAAAACCGTGGATGGAATCCATAGGCCCAA GCCTGAAGCAAATAATAAGTACACCGAAGAGGAACGTATGCTCTTGAAGCATAAAGACATGGGATACATCTTTCAGGCCATTCAAAGTGAAAGAAAG AAAGTTGAACGATTGAGCTCAACCCTTCACGCAGTGGATGACAAGCGTTCAAACAAGCACATTTACTTTGCGGAAGACAG agaagaagccaaagaaataCGATCTAGGATAGGTGAAAGCAGCAGCGCACCTCAATTTGGTAACATCCCTTCTCGTATAAAGAG GAAAACAGCTTCCTCCTACAAGGAGTTAGAAAGCAGGAAAGAAAGGGTTAAGAATCTTGAGAAATTGTATGCGGACATGGCCTTGCAAAAAGAACTGAAG AAACCTGGACGCAAAAGGAAGCTCCGTGAAGAAGAGATTTTAAATTCAACATCACAGCCTGTTTACAAGTGGCGTGCGCAAAGGAAGCGGTGA
- the LOC123062358 gene encoding ribonuclease III domain-containing protein RNC1, chloroplastic, with product MAPAAMAFQALTFSPLHLPATRRRARVLAVAADQTPPPPQASPSEPANSPSRLLRELAQRKKAVSPKKKHPPRRFILKPPLDDERLTQRFLNSPQLSLKSLPLLSSCLPSSPLSAADRTWMDEYLLEAKQALGYPLAPSETLGEGDDCPARHFDVLLYLAFQHLDPSSERTRTRHVRNGHSRLWFLGQFVLELAFCEFFLQRYPRESPGPMRERVFALIGKKMLPKWIKAASLHNLVFPYDDLDKMIRKDREPPTKAVFWALFGAIYLCFGMPEVYRVLFEAFGMDPEEESCQPKLRRQLEDVDYVSVEFEKRQLAWQDVAAYRPPADALFAHPRLFRACVPPGMHRFRGNIWDFDNRPKIMNILGYPLPANDKIPEITEARNIELGLGLQLCFMHPSKYKFEHPRFCFERLEYVGQKIQDLVLAERLLMKHLDAPGRWLSEKHRRLLMNKYCGRYLRDKHLHHYIIYGETVQDRFEHNRRLRNPSTTAVQQAIHGLSYCVYGKPDVRRLMFEVFDFEQVQPKAV from the exons ATGGCACCGGCCGCCATGGCGTTCCAGGCGCTCACCTTCTCGCCCCTCCACCTCCCCGCCACGCGGCGCCGGGCCCGCGTGCTCGCCGTGGCGGCCGACCAGACCCCTCCGCCCCCGCAGGCCTCCCCCTCGGAGCCGGCGAACAGCCCGAGCCGGCTCCTCCGGGAGCTCGCGCAGCGGAAGAAGGCCGTCTCGCCCAAGAAGAAGCACCCGCCGCGGCGGTTCATCCTCAAGCCGCCGCTCGACGACGAGCGCCTCACCCAGCGGTTCCTCAACAGCCCGCAGCTGTCGCTCAAGTCGCTGCCGCTGCTCTCCTCCTGCCTCCCCTCCTcgccgctctccgccgccgaccgcACCTGGATGGACGAGTACCTCCTCGAGGCCAAGCAGGCGCTCGGCTACCCGCTCGCCCCCTCCGAGACGCTCGGCGAGGGCGACGACTGCCCCGCGCGCCACTTCGACGTCCTCCTCTACCTCGCCTTCCAGCACCTGGACCCCTCCTCCGAGCGCACGCGCACGCGCCACGTGCGGAACGGCCACTCCAGGCTGTGGTTCCTGGGCCAGTTCGTGCTGGAGCTCGCCTTCTGCGAGTTCTTCCTGCAGAGGTACCCCAGGGAGTCCCCTGGCCCGATGCGGGAGCGGGTCTTCGCGCTCATCGGGAAGAAGATGCTGCCCAAATGGATCAAGGCGGCCAGCCTGCATAATTTGGTGTTTCCTTACGACGATTTGGATAAGATGATACGGAAGGACAGGGAACCGCCCACGAA GGCTGTGTTCTGGGCATTATTTGGAGCTATATATCTGTGCTTTGGAATGCCTGAAGTCTATCGTGTTCTCTTTGAGGCGTTCGGGATGGACCCTGAAGAAGAGAGCTGTCAGCCAAAACTGCGGCGTCAACTAGAAGACGTTGATTATGTTTCAGTGGAGTTTGAGAAGAGACAACTCGCATGGCAAGATGTTGCTGCCTACCGG CCACCAGCGGATGCCCTTTTTGCTCATCCTAGGCTTTTCCGAGCATGTGTGCCACCAGGCATGCATCGTTTCAGAGGAAACATTTGGGATTTTGATAATAGACCCAAAATCATGAACATCCTAGGATACCCCTTGCCAGCGAATGATAAAATTCCAGAAATTACAGAAGCAAGGAATATAGAACTTGGACTTGGCCTCCAG CTGTGCTTCATGCATCCCTCAAAATACAAGTTTGAGCATCCAAGATTTTGTTTTGAGCGTCTGGAATATGTTGGTCAGAAGATCCAG GATCTAGTATTGGCAGAGAGGCTGCTCATGAAGCATCTCGACGCACCTGGCAGGTGGTTGTCAGAGAAGCATAGGAGGTTGTTGATGAACAAGTATTGCGGGCGGTACCTGCGGGACAAGCACCTTCACCACTACATTATATACGGGGAGACTGTACAGGACAGATTCGAACACAACCGCCGGCTGAGAAATCCTTCCACGACTGCTGTCCAGCAAGCGATACACGGGCTCTCGTACTGCGTCTACGGCAAGCCTGATGTGCGGCGCTTGATGTTCGAGGTGTTTGACTTCGAACAGGTCCAGCCGAAAGCTGTATGA
- the LOC123062361 gene encoding uncharacterized protein, whose translation MANPRRAIALQINTQTPPFPAAAAPSSSSLPSSLLHFLKRPASFPFLLSLFVLLTWISLHFHQPTPSASLQRPTVVHDPQANLVRYPAALHPTPIAADERGWLLDPVAAAREAGLPNGALVCLSLHVGLIQPGGLRGNHRHHTCNETFVIWGAKTKFRLENPDVKDKGYGEAIIAADEVAIVASARSTAHALINMDVRPTFFLGCQDTPINPNSSNTDYKVWKDL comes from the exons ATGGCGAACCCGAGGAGGGCCATCGCGCTGCAAATCAACACCCAGACCCCGCcattccccgccgccgccgcgccctcgtcctcctcgctgCCCTCGTCGCTCCTCCACTTCCTGAAGCGGCCGGCGTCCTTCCCCTTCCTGCTCTCCCTCTTCGTCCTCCTCACCTGGATCTCCCTCCACTTCCACCAACCCACCCCCTCCGCCTCCCTTCAGCGCCCCACCGTCGTCCACGACCCTCAGGCCAACCTCGTCCGCTACCCCGCCGCCCTCCATCCCACccccatcgccgccgacgagcgCGGATGGCTACTCGACCCTGTCGCCGCAGCCCGCGAGGCCGGCCTCCCAA ATGGGGCGTTGGTCTGTCTTTCACTACACGTGGGACTGATCCAGCCAGGTGGTTTGCGTGGCAACCATCGTCACCATACATGCAATGAAACATTCGTCATCTGGGGCGCAAAAACAAAATTCAGG TTAGAAAATCCTGATGTAAAAGATAAAGGATACGGAGAAGCCATAATTGCTGCTGACGAGGTAGCCATTGTCGCAAGCGCAAGATCAACCGCACACGCATTGATCAATATGGATGTGCGACCGACCTTCTTCTTGGGATGTCAAGATACACCAATAAATCCCAACAGTTCAAATACTGACTACAAGGTCTGGAAAGATCTCTGA